A DNA window from Vagococcus penaei contains the following coding sequences:
- a CDS encoding SprT family protein has product MTTEELQKLVEETSLEYFHQPFKHQAVFNSRLKTTGGRYHLTDHHLDFNPKVYEKYGLSELIGVIKHELCHYHLHLAGKGYQHRDTDFRKLLKQTGSPRFVKSLVNESEQKIYVYSCQKCAKIIKRRRRVNVKKYGCLCGGRLKLI; this is encoded by the coding sequence TTGACAACAGAAGAATTACAAAAGCTAGTTGAAGAAACGTCACTAGAATATTTTCACCAGCCATTTAAGCACCAAGCAGTATTTAATTCACGATTAAAAACAACTGGTGGTCGGTATCATTTAACCGATCACCACTTGGATTTTAATCCAAAAGTCTATGAAAAATATGGCTTATCTGAATTGATTGGTGTGATTAAGCATGAATTATGTCATTATCACTTGCATTTAGCAGGTAAGGGGTATCAACATCGTGATACTGACTTTAGAAAACTATTAAAACAAACGGGTAGTCCGCGATTTGTCAAATCACTAGTTAATGAATCGGAACAAAAAATTTATGTGTATTCTTGCCAAAAATGTGCTAAAATAATTAAACGTAGACGTCGCGTTAATGTAAAAAAATACGGCTGTTTATGTGGTGGTAGATTGAAACTAATATAA
- the liaX gene encoding daptomycin-sensing surface protein LiaX: MQERERILELVKKGIITTEEALVLLENSAVEKDEKIVVDEAASVKKAQLHNEPTAEESEKLEQKYEALVEEVNLLSVKLDHNAEGIQRIQRQLREKEDGIMVINTMEELDELTAEHAANRLTLEADINELKRELADLEEEKSILLTELNRVKQEQKTLKKDDFLSQFDIPEDWKQQTSEAFNQVTDKVGTAGSQIGQLLKKTLKSVNDNIDWKDVNVKVPGLVSQSFSHEFVYPNNTATIISVKVANGDVIFKTWDQPDVKIESDIKLYGKMTGESALESFLERSHIDVTDEKIDFQVPNKRVKIDMVVYLPERTYDYMSVKMLNGDIHLEKLELTDVYLKTTNGDMTVQNVSATMVEVEGVNGDVNAKNSLIDSLVGNLMNGDISIKGAVSNVDVSLINGDIKLTAMTDSIHHVDISLVNGTIKVAVPASVGLDALVKTNLGSIKNRLENIDIIRESREKTNQKVEFRREESEKIATLRLATTTGTIYLKDTEN; this comes from the coding sequence ATGCAAGAACGTGAACGAATTTTAGAACTAGTCAAAAAAGGAATTATTACAACTGAAGAAGCTTTAGTTTTATTGGAAAATAGTGCTGTTGAAAAAGATGAAAAAATTGTTGTCGACGAAGCAGCATCAGTCAAAAAAGCACAGTTACATAATGAACCAACTGCTGAAGAGTCAGAAAAACTAGAACAAAAATATGAAGCGTTAGTTGAAGAAGTTAATTTATTGTCAGTTAAATTAGATCATAATGCGGAAGGTATCCAACGTATCCAACGTCAACTTCGTGAAAAAGAAGATGGTATTATGGTTATTAATACTATGGAAGAATTGGATGAATTAACAGCGGAACATGCCGCTAATCGCTTAACTCTAGAAGCAGATATTAATGAATTAAAACGTGAACTAGCCGATTTAGAGGAAGAAAAATCGATTTTATTGACTGAACTTAATCGAGTGAAGCAAGAACAAAAAACATTGAAAAAAGATGATTTCTTATCTCAATTTGATATTCCTGAAGATTGGAAGCAACAAACTAGCGAGGCATTTAATCAAGTGACTGATAAAGTGGGTACAGCTGGTAGTCAAATTGGGCAACTATTGAAGAAAACTCTCAAATCTGTTAATGATAATATTGATTGGAAAGATGTTAATGTTAAAGTTCCCGGACTGGTATCACAAAGCTTTAGCCACGAATTTGTTTACCCTAACAACACAGCAACAATTATTTCAGTTAAAGTAGCAAATGGGGATGTTATCTTTAAGACATGGGATCAACCTGATGTGAAAATTGAGTCTGATATTAAATTATATGGTAAAATGACTGGTGAATCAGCGTTAGAGTCTTTCTTAGAACGTAGCCATATTGATGTGACAGATGAAAAAATTGATTTTCAAGTGCCTAATAAACGCGTTAAAATTGATATGGTCGTTTATTTACCAGAAAGAACTTATGATTATATGTCAGTTAAAATGCTAAATGGCGACATTCATTTAGAAAAATTAGAACTAACAGACGTTTATTTGAAAACGACTAATGGTGATATGACTGTACAAAATGTATCTGCTACAATGGTAGAAGTTGAAGGTGTGAATGGGGATGTTAATGCTAAAAATAGTTTGATTGATTCATTAGTGGGTAATTTGATGAATGGTGATATTTCGATTAAGGGTGCTGTTTCAAATGTTGATGTGTCATTAATTAATGGTGATATCAAATTAACGGCTATGACAGATTCGATTCATCATGTTGATATTAGTCTTGTTAATGGGACAATCAAAGTTGCCGTACCAGCTAGCGTAGGTTTAGACGCTTTGGTTAAAACAAACCTGGGTAGCATCAAAAACCGTTTAGAAAATATTGACATTATTAGAGAAAGTCGTGAAAAAACCAATCAAAAAGTTGAGTTTAGACGTGAAGAATCTGAGAAAATAGCAACACTACGTCTAGCAACAACGACTGGTACAATTTATTTGAAAGATACTGAAAATTAA
- a CDS encoding glycoside hydrolase family 73 protein: protein MVKKKYKSRQKNKMPMILIAIISFVGFFVFFVAIRGLSDNTPITDNPEQQNQRQNKEFVQELLPVAKQIQEQYGLLPSISIGQAILESDWGTSELSAKYNNLFGIKSFSPEDDFVKLKTKEFKDGKWIEVSANFKVYKNWEECMLDHAALFAHGVDWDPYLYNGVLLADNYQTAASALQVAGYATDPTYAKKIVDVIESHKLYQYD from the coding sequence ATGGTTAAAAAGAAGTACAAATCAAGGCAAAAAAATAAAATGCCCATGATATTAATAGCTATCATTTCGTTTGTTGGTTTCTTTGTTTTTTTTGTTGCGATTAGAGGACTTTCTGATAATACCCCTATCACTGATAATCCAGAACAACAGAATCAACGACAAAATAAAGAGTTTGTTCAGGAGTTATTACCTGTCGCTAAACAAATTCAAGAACAATATGGCTTATTACCAAGCATTAGTATTGGGCAAGCAATTTTGGAATCTGATTGGGGCACAAGTGAGTTAAGTGCTAAATATAATAATTTATTTGGAATTAAGTCATTTAGTCCAGAAGATGATTTTGTGAAGCTAAAAACTAAAGAGTTTAAAGATGGTAAGTGGATTGAAGTGTCAGCAAATTTTAAAGTTTATAAAAATTGGGAAGAATGTATGTTAGATCATGCGGCACTGTTTGCACATGGTGTTGATTGGGACCCATATCTTTACAATGGAGTCTTATTAGCTGATAATTATCAAACAGCTGCTTCTGCTTTACAAGTAGCCGGATATGCTACCGACCCAACTTATGCTAAAAAAATTGTCGATGTGATTGAAAGTCACAAGCTTTATCAGTATGATTAG
- a CDS encoding serine hydrolase domain-containing protein, whose protein sequence is MKRLIKCSFNQVNLTRKKVVIGLLVLFSVILGSHLITKNQSRVDAVDDGFNSEQINQLIDAAHLKGSLLLIKDKKVIYTNSYGYADEDKKQKNTPDTLYPMASIQKRMTALMIGQLIGEGKLNYDDVLADFYPMIPHADQVTVRELLDHRSGYMMPEVPATEVLMTEEAQLNNVIANTTYSDRHNYAYSNGNYAYLAAIVSKLDNQTYEESLKKRVLEPLKMENTYFWNDLPKNQLVAKEYKYQEADYGTENLVYSKELMSTLLGAGNLYTTVNDLARYELALEEGVILSQKAQDELFQRNGLWASRMKGISGNISSDILGLGGYNSLIYGDEGNEAVIIWLSNQMPMTSRDGLIQDIYGELKK, encoded by the coding sequence TTGAAGAGACTAATAAAATGTTCATTTAACCAAGTTAATTTAACTAGAAAAAAGGTAGTTATTGGGCTACTAGTTCTTTTTAGTGTGATATTGGGCTCTCATTTAATTACCAAAAATCAGTCGCGTGTTGATGCTGTAGATGATGGTTTTAATTCAGAACAGATTAATCAGTTAATCGATGCTGCCCATTTGAAAGGGAGTTTGTTATTAATTAAAGATAAAAAAGTCATTTATACAAATAGCTATGGTTATGCTGATGAAGATAAAAAGCAAAAAAATACACCAGATACACTTTATCCAATGGCATCGATTCAAAAAAGAATGACTGCATTAATGATTGGTCAACTGATTGGTGAAGGGAAACTGAATTATGATGATGTTTTAGCTGATTTTTACCCAATGATTCCTCATGCTGATCAAGTGACGGTCCGTGAGTTGTTAGATCATCGGTCAGGTTATATGATGCCAGAAGTCCCAGCTACGGAAGTGTTAATGACTGAAGAAGCCCAATTAAATAATGTAATTGCTAATACAACATATAGCGATCGGCACAATTATGCTTATTCTAACGGTAATTATGCATATTTAGCAGCAATTGTTAGTAAACTAGATAATCAAACCTACGAGGAAAGTCTGAAGAAGAGAGTGTTAGAACCTTTAAAAATGGAAAATACTTATTTTTGGAATGACTTACCAAAAAATCAATTAGTCGCGAAAGAATATAAATATCAAGAAGCCGATTACGGGACGGAAAACTTAGTTTACTCAAAAGAATTGATGAGCACACTACTTGGAGCTGGTAATCTTTACACGACAGTGAATGATTTGGCCCGTTATGAATTGGCTTTAGAAGAAGGCGTTATTCTTAGTCAAAAAGCGCAAGATGAACTGTTTCAACGAAATGGTTTGTGGGCATCGCGAATGAAAGGTATTTCTGGAAATATTTCGTCTGATATTTTAGGATTAGGTGGATACAATAGTCTGATTTATGGCGATGAAGGGAATGAAGCAGTCATTATTTGGTTGTCTAATCAAATGCCAATGACTAGTCGTGATGGTTTAATCCAAGATATTTACGGTGAGTTAAAAAAATAA
- a CDS encoding bifunctional hydroxymethylpyrimidine kinase/phosphomethylpyrimidine kinase translates to MKKGLIIAGSDTLSGGGLQTDIRTFSAHNLSVSNVLTCIVTLDSETNAIDICDLPVGLVEQQLQMIAFSSISVIKIGMLANLAVAKQIELFLKRMTTTPIILDPVLALKESGFGLSEKIVSFFSERLLPLADITTPNLREAELLANMTITTLADMEQAAKVIHQFGVKNVVIKGGTRLVGIEAIDLLYDGHNYTYFKAPKLQTTNNNGAGCTFASAIAANVANGLSVTESVTDAKKFVYQAIKHGFPFLDDLGNVWAPNKM, encoded by the coding sequence ATGAAAAAAGGCTTGATTATTGCTGGTTCTGATACGTTGAGCGGGGGTGGACTACAAACTGATATTCGGACCTTTAGTGCACATAATTTATCTGTCAGTAATGTTTTGACGTGTATTGTCACACTAGACTCAGAGACTAACGCTATTGATATTTGTGATTTACCTGTAGGGCTTGTGGAACAACAATTGCAAATGATTGCTTTCTCATCTATAAGTGTGATTAAAATTGGCATGTTGGCAAATTTAGCAGTTGCGAAACAAATTGAATTATTTTTGAAACGCATGACAACAACACCGATTATTTTGGATCCAGTTCTGGCCCTTAAAGAATCTGGATTTGGATTGTCTGAAAAAATCGTCTCATTTTTTAGTGAACGATTGTTGCCACTAGCTGATATCACCACTCCAAATCTAAGGGAAGCTGAATTATTAGCCAATATGACTATTACGACATTAGCTGATATGGAGCAAGCAGCCAAAGTAATCCATCAGTTTGGAGTGAAAAATGTTGTCATTAAAGGTGGCACACGTTTAGTTGGTATTGAGGCAATTGATTTATTGTATGATGGTCACAACTATACCTATTTTAAAGCTCCTAAATTGCAAACAACAAATAATAATGGAGCGGGCTGTACATTTGCTTCTGCTATTGCAGCAAACGTCGCTAATGGACTATCAGTCACTGAATCAGTTACTGATGCAAAAAAATTTGTGTATCAAGCAATTAAGCACGGCTTTCCTTTTTTAGATGACTTAGGCAATGTTTGGGCACCGAATAAAATGTGA
- a CDS encoding aromatic acid exporter family protein, which translates to MRIGLRTIKTVIAAVLAILLANFFGLTAPTTAGIIAILSVTNTKKSSFKVGFGRIVALLGALLIAYGCYSLLGYNAFAFGLFLLIYIPLAARFKVAEAIPVNSVLITHFLMAQSMSLDLVLNAIYLLLIGVGLALVANLYMPNVEKEIKTNQQVVDETIQFILMKLSRSLSQSATFEECDVLLEGLSKSIKQGTVYARNHQENRLLTSSGYHFEYFQMRRMQLSVLESMTRLIREIDVDSDVAKEVSTLLATISKEYGEKNDAQALKEQVEQVYNVYVGKPLPATRSEFENRARLYQLLNDIQLFIDIKVNFSNNDSR; encoded by the coding sequence TTGCGAATTGGATTACGGACGATTAAAACTGTGATAGCTGCTGTTTTGGCGATTTTGTTAGCAAATTTTTTTGGTTTGACAGCTCCTACAACAGCTGGAATCATCGCTATTTTGAGTGTAACAAATACGAAAAAGTCATCATTTAAAGTTGGCTTTGGACGAATTGTAGCTTTATTAGGTGCACTTTTAATTGCTTATGGATGCTATTCTTTGTTAGGATATAATGCTTTTGCTTTTGGTTTGTTTTTATTGATTTACATTCCTTTGGCTGCTAGATTTAAGGTCGCTGAGGCTATTCCAGTCAATTCAGTTTTAATCACACATTTTCTGATGGCTCAAAGTATGTCACTTGACCTAGTACTAAATGCCATTTATTTACTTTTAATTGGTGTTGGGCTGGCTTTAGTTGCTAATTTGTATATGCCAAATGTTGAAAAAGAGATTAAAACTAATCAACAAGTCGTTGATGAGACTATTCAATTTATTTTAATGAAATTGTCACGTTCACTTAGTCAGTCAGCCACATTTGAAGAATGTGATGTATTACTTGAGGGGTTATCTAAAAGTATCAAGCAAGGAACAGTTTATGCTAGGAATCATCAGGAAAATCGCTTACTAACAAGTAGCGGCTATCATTTTGAGTACTTTCAAATGCGCCGGATGCAATTGTCAGTTTTAGAATCAATGACACGGTTAATTCGCGAAATTGATGTTGACAGTGATGTCGCAAAAGAGGTATCTACTTTATTAGCGACAATTTCAAAGGAATATGGAGAGAAGAATGACGCGCAAGCATTAAAAGAACAAGTTGAACAAGTCTACAACGTGTATGTAGGTAAACCACTACCAGCCACACGTTCAGAATTTGAAAATCGCGCACGATTGTATCAGCTGTTGAATGATATTCAATTGTTTATTGATATTAAGGTTAATTTTAGTAATAATGACTCTCGTTAA
- a CDS encoding M15 family metallopeptidase has translation MAKKIFATLVVLIFCVTLIFYHPGNQKAQALKESKEQSEETVESHEKIATNESKKVELPGKRDDWNLVLVNNTHEIKKEPTDLVTVDGGKQIDRRIEEPFKALMTGAKDANIQLTVISGYRSVAEQTAVVNESINSYINQGISEEEAKKKTYEYMTIPGHSEHHTGLAVDVLESGWNASGKGLEENFSDTDAGKWLDEHVADYGFVIRYTKGKEKITEINYEPWHLRYVGKENAKYMTENHLVLEEYVNQLKE, from the coding sequence ATGGCAAAAAAAATATTTGCGACACTTGTTGTTTTAATTTTCTGTGTGACGCTGATTTTTTATCATCCTGGAAATCAAAAAGCCCAAGCCTTGAAAGAATCCAAAGAACAATCTGAGGAAACAGTCGAGTCGCATGAAAAAATTGCCACTAATGAATCTAAAAAGGTAGAATTACCGGGAAAACGTGACGATTGGAATTTAGTGTTGGTAAATAATACACACGAAATAAAAAAAGAACCTACGGATTTAGTGACAGTTGATGGCGGGAAACAAATTGATCGCCGCATTGAAGAGCCATTCAAGGCTTTAATGACAGGTGCAAAAGATGCCAATATCCAATTAACCGTGATATCTGGTTATCGGTCAGTTGCTGAACAAACAGCTGTTGTCAACGAAAGTATTAATAGTTACATAAATCAGGGGATTAGCGAAGAGGAAGCAAAGAAAAAAACGTATGAATATATGACGATACCAGGACATAGTGAGCATCATACAGGATTAGCTGTAGATGTATTAGAATCAGGATGGAATGCTTCAGGAAAAGGACTTGAAGAAAACTTTTCTGATACTGACGCAGGAAAATGGTTAGATGAACATGTGGCTGATTATGGTTTTGTGATTCGTTATACAAAAGGTAAGGAAAAAATTACAGAAATAAACTATGAACCATGGCATCTTAGATATGTTGGAAAAGAAAACGCTAAGTATATGACAGAGAATCACTTAGTATTAGAAGAGTACGTTAATCAGCTGAAAGAGTAG
- a CDS encoding PspC domain-containing protein — protein sequence MKKRLTKSKDNVVISGVLGGIAEYFGIDATIVRIIFVVLTFGSAFAGLPVYIIMALIMPSASTNTYKGPYNRHYSESQRPRKEAKKSDDDDWSDF from the coding sequence ATGAAAAAACGTTTAACAAAATCAAAAGATAATGTCGTCATATCAGGTGTTTTAGGAGGAATTGCTGAGTATTTTGGGATTGATGCAACGATTGTCCGTATTATCTTTGTTGTATTGACATTCGGTTCAGCTTTTGCTGGATTACCAGTATATATCATTATGGCTTTGATTATGCCATCAGCTTCGACAAACACCTATAAAGGACCTTACAACCGTCACTATAGTGAGTCACAGCGCCCACGAAAAGAAGCAAAAAAGTCTGATGATGACGATTGGAGTGATTTTTAA
- a CDS encoding Tex family protein: MQQPEVLNLLNQELPNVNMKQLKTVLNLLEEGNTVPFIARYRKEMTGSLDEVAIREIEERHQYIQTLFKRKHEVLRLIEEQGKLTDSLAKKITSATKMQQVEDLYRPYKQKRRTKATIAKESGLEPFAQWLLTFPTAISIENEAEKFINLEYKVNTVSDVLQGAHEILAEIIGDEPEYRKWIRQQTWEKGLFATTEKDKSLDETSVYEMYYDFSEPIKKLVPHRVLAANRGEKEGILKVEILVPSEAIHGYLEKQLIKVANSPAATFIRAAYEDSYKRFIGPSIEREIRKELTETADEQAISIFGENLKNLLLQSPLKGKVVLGFDPAYRTGCKLSIVDETGKVLAIKVIYPHKPASQAKRLEAKQEFIDFVEKYQVDVVAIGNGTASRESEQFVSEQLKETKRDVFYVIVNEAGASVYSASDVARQEFPDLQVEERSAVSIARRLQDPLAELVKIDPKAVGVGQYQHDVSQKRLADQLNFVVETVVNQVGVDVNTASRELLQHIAGLNKTTATNIVLYREANGSFKNRKELKKVPRLGPKAYEQAVGFLRIPNGDLILDNTGIHPESYQLVNQLLESLSIALETINSTEAHQALAESSIETLSQQLEIGKETLTDIIASLLQPGRDMREDTAKPLLRQDILSMEDLKVGMELRGTVRNVVDFGAFVDIGVKQDGLVHISKLSTKFIKHPTDAVAVGDIVTVWVEDVNLTKQRISLTMIEPAQKK, translated from the coding sequence ATGCAACAGCCAGAAGTATTAAACTTATTAAATCAAGAATTACCAAATGTTAATATGAAACAATTAAAGACCGTATTAAATTTACTAGAAGAAGGTAATACTGTTCCTTTTATCGCACGTTATCGAAAAGAAATGACGGGCAGCCTAGATGAAGTAGCTATTCGTGAAATTGAAGAACGTCATCAGTATATTCAGACATTATTTAAACGTAAACATGAGGTTTTACGCTTAATTGAAGAACAGGGAAAATTAACAGATTCTTTAGCTAAAAAAATCACTTCTGCAACTAAGATGCAGCAAGTAGAAGATTTGTATCGCCCGTACAAGCAGAAACGTCGGACTAAAGCAACGATTGCTAAAGAAAGTGGCTTAGAGCCTTTTGCTCAATGGTTATTGACTTTCCCAACGGCTATTAGTATTGAGAATGAAGCTGAAAAGTTCATCAATCTTGAATATAAAGTTAATACTGTATCAGATGTCTTGCAAGGAGCGCATGAAATTTTAGCTGAGATTATTGGTGATGAGCCAGAATACCGAAAATGGATTCGTCAACAAACGTGGGAAAAAGGTTTGTTTGCCACGACAGAAAAAGATAAGTCTTTAGATGAAACTAGTGTTTATGAAATGTATTATGACTTTTCAGAGCCAATTAAAAAATTAGTTCCTCATCGAGTATTAGCTGCTAATCGTGGTGAAAAAGAGGGTATTTTAAAGGTTGAAATTTTGGTACCAAGTGAAGCTATCCATGGTTACTTGGAAAAACAATTAATTAAAGTGGCCAACAGTCCGGCAGCAACGTTCATTCGTGCAGCTTACGAAGATAGTTACAAACGGTTTATTGGCCCATCAATTGAACGTGAAATTCGCAAAGAATTGACAGAAACTGCGGATGAACAAGCTATTTCTATTTTTGGTGAAAATCTAAAAAATCTTTTGTTACAATCACCATTAAAAGGGAAAGTTGTATTAGGTTTTGACCCGGCGTATCGAACAGGTTGTAAGCTATCAATTGTGGATGAAACTGGAAAAGTATTAGCAATTAAAGTAATTTATCCACATAAACCAGCTTCCCAAGCGAAACGTTTAGAAGCGAAGCAAGAATTTATTGATTTTGTAGAAAAATATCAAGTGGATGTTGTTGCTATTGGTAATGGAACTGCTAGTCGTGAGTCAGAGCAATTTGTTTCAGAGCAATTAAAAGAAACTAAACGTGATGTTTTTTATGTGATTGTTAATGAGGCAGGAGCATCAGTTTATTCTGCAAGTGATGTCGCACGTCAGGAGTTTCCAGATTTACAAGTGGAGGAACGTAGTGCAGTTAGTATCGCTAGACGTTTACAAGATCCATTAGCTGAATTAGTGAAAATTGATCCAAAGGCAGTAGGTGTTGGACAGTATCAACACGATGTTTCACAAAAGCGTTTAGCCGATCAGTTAAATTTTGTCGTTGAAACAGTTGTGAACCAAGTTGGAGTTGATGTGAATACAGCTAGTCGTGAGCTACTACAACATATTGCTGGGCTGAATAAAACGACGGCCACTAATATTGTGTTATATCGTGAAGCAAATGGCTCATTTAAGAATCGTAAAGAGTTGAAGAAAGTACCACGCTTAGGGCCGAAAGCTTATGAACAAGCAGTTGGTTTCTTACGTATCCCTAATGGCGATTTAATTCTTGATAATACTGGAATTCATCCGGAAAGTTATCAGTTAGTCAATCAGTTGTTAGAAAGTTTATCGATTGCTCTTGAGACGATTAATTCAACTGAAGCACATCAAGCATTGGCTGAAAGTTCAATTGAGACACTAAGCCAACAGTTAGAAATTGGTAAAGAAACTTTAACTGATATTATAGCTAGTTTACTGCAACCTGGTCGTGACATGCGTGAAGATACTGCCAAGCCGTTATTACGTCAAGATATTTTAAGTATGGAAGATTTAAAAGTTGGGATGGAACTAAGAGGAACAGTTCGGAATGTCGTTGATTTTGGTGCTTTCGTTGATATTGGTGTGAAACAGGATGGACTAGTCCATATCTCTAAGTTGAGTACTAAATTTATTAAACACCCAACGGATGCAGTGGCAGTTGGCGACATTGTCACAGTTTGGGTTGAAGATGTGAATTTAACTAAACAACGTATTTCATTAACAATGATTGAACCTGCTCAAAAGAAATAA
- a CDS encoding DUF1149 family protein, with protein sequence MELIRQQEFVQAFGYEALPKEHSEETAINVSLNPFEITEEMDIDPESNSILGLRVEFKIVLEKAIVSGDVAQFVQLVGRKVDKIEDFSAEEVDELVHPLFNLIERMTYEITEIALDQPGIQLNFSQG encoded by the coding sequence ATGGAATTAATAAGACAACAAGAATTTGTTCAAGCATTTGGCTATGAGGCGTTACCGAAAGAACACAGTGAGGAAACAGCAATTAATGTTAGTTTAAACCCGTTTGAAATTACTGAGGAGATGGATATTGATCCAGAAAGTAATTCAATTTTAGGTCTACGTGTAGAATTTAAAATTGTACTAGAGAAAGCAATTGTTTCTGGAGATGTTGCGCAATTTGTCCAATTAGTTGGTCGTAAAGTAGATAAGATTGAAGATTTTTCAGCAGAAGAAGTAGATGAACTAGTTCATCCATTATTTAATTTAATTGAACGCATGACTTATGAAATTACTGAAATAGCATTGGACCAACCAGGTATCCAGTTAAACTTTTCTCAAGGCTAA
- a CDS encoding hydrolase, producing MKNGKVVPEIVTDLKKDFLKVPSIIRECSGIRIFGKRIKSICYSTDIAIIKNIDADAIIAVYPFTPHPAITKSIVEVADVPVFSGVGGGLTQGHRCVSMSMFAEANGSLGVVVNAPTTKETIFDISQVVDIPIIGTVTSEFTDIEEKIQAGVKILNVSGGRDTARIVRLIREQYPTFPIMATGGPTDESIIETIHAGANAITYTPPTNGELFSKKMVAYRVKEEKESEEE from the coding sequence ATGAAAAATGGAAAAGTCGTACCAGAGATTGTCACTGATTTGAAAAAAGATTTTTTGAAAGTACCATCAATTATTAGAGAATGTTCTGGTATTCGAATTTTTGGTAAACGGATTAAATCAATCTGTTATTCTACTGATATTGCAATTATTAAAAATATCGATGCAGATGCGATTATTGCGGTTTACCCGTTCACACCACATCCGGCAATTACAAAAAGTATTGTTGAAGTTGCTGATGTTCCTGTTTTTTCTGGAGTAGGTGGAGGACTGACTCAGGGTCATCGTTGTGTTAGTATGAGTATGTTTGCTGAGGCGAACGGGTCACTAGGTGTGGTTGTTAATGCCCCGACAACGAAAGAGACAATTTTTGATATTTCACAAGTTGTTGATATTCCTATTATTGGAACGGTAACTTCTGAATTTACCGATATTGAAGAAAAGATTCAAGCTGGAGTTAAGATTTTAAATGTGAGTGGTGGCCGTGACACTGCTCGAATTGTACGTTTGATTCGAGAACAGTATCCGACATTTCCAATAATGGCCACTGGTGGGCCAACAGATGAATCAATTATTGAGACGATTCACGCTGGAGCTAATGCAATTACTTACACACCACCAACAAATGGAGAGCTATTCAGTAAAAAAATGGTGGCTTACCGAGTCAAAGAGGAAAAAGAATCAGAAGAAGAATAA
- a CDS encoding phage holin family protein translates to MTYLQRLVVNTLAFISLSVLFPTKIYVSSFFIAVVASFVLTLLNTIIRPILHILSLPITFITFGLFSFVINAAMLQMTSAIVGETNFAFSSFGSAILISIIMSIINAIVANHFASKYVK, encoded by the coding sequence ATGACTTACTTGCAACGCCTGGTGGTAAATACACTGGCGTTCATCTCTTTATCGGTTCTTTTTCCAACTAAGATTTATGTGAGCAGTTTTTTTATTGCCGTTGTTGCTAGTTTTGTTTTAACATTATTAAATACCATTATCAGGCCGATTTTGCATATTTTATCACTGCCAATCACATTTATTACATTTGGATTATTTAGTTTTGTAATTAATGCGGCAATGTTACAAATGACGTCAGCAATTGTTGGTGAAACCAATTTTGCTTTTTCAAGTTTTGGTTCAGCCATTTTAATCTCAATTATTATGTCGATTATCAATGCGATTGTTGCTAATCATTTCGCTAGCAAGTATGTCAAATAG